TTGATCATCGACTCGCCGCTGACCGTGAGCGCGAACACCTGCCCGCTGCCGACGAGTTGCCTCGGCAGCGCGAGCACATCCTCGACCTGCTCGTCGGCGGTGATGGGAACGCCGGCGGCGATGCGGCCGACGAGGGGGGTGTGGACTACCGAGGAGTCGGACACCGCGCCTTCGGGGCCCGTCTCCACGGCGGGGCCGCCCTCGGGGCTGGCTGTCGTGGTGGGGACGTAGGCGCGAGGACGCTTCGGGTCCTGTCGCAGGACGCCCTTCTTCACCAGAGCGCCGATCTGATGCGCGACGGACGAGGTGCTGGAGAGCCCGGCGGCCTGGCCCAGCTCCCGCATCGACGGCGGGTATCCGCGGTCCCTGATGCTGGACCGGATGGCGTCGACGATCCTGTGCTGCCGGTCGGTCAGTCCGTCCTCCCGGGTCACGATGCCCGGAGGGCGCCCGACGTACCGAGACGTTGTGGCCTCCATGATGTCCCCCTTCGTGCTCTTACAGGTACGAACCGTAACCCGAGATTCCGGGAAAGGGCACAGGTATTCGACCTGTCTTCCCTGGCCAGGCGGCCGCGGGGGCCAGCCCAGAGCCCGGAGCGGAGAGTGGTGCTGCGTACGGTTACGCCCATGACATTGCCGCTGGAAGACGATTCGAGGCCGCCCTATCTCCAGGCGGCCGAGGTGCTGCGCGCCGGGATCCAGACCGGGGAGTACGCCCGCGGGAGCCGACTGCCGTCGGCGCGGGTACTTCAGGCGCGGTTCGGAGTCTCCAGCTCGACGGTGCAAAACGCGCTGCGGGTCTTGAAGCAGGAAGGCATCGTCTACTCCGTGCTCGGGCGGGGCAGCTACGTCAGCACCACACACCCCGGCCTCCCGCCGGCGCCCCGGACGGAGTCCTCCCCCGTCGCCAACGACGTGATCGACGAGGAACACGACCCCAGACCCCCCTACGTCCGTACGGCAGACCTGCTCAGGGAGGAGATTCGGTCCGGCAGCTTCGAACCGGGCGGGCGGCTTCCCTCCGCGCGCGAACTCCAAGACCGCTTCGGGATCGCCAACTCGACCGCACAGAACGCGGTGCGCGTGCTCAAACGCGAGGGCCTGGTCTACGCGGTCAAGGGCAAGGGCGTGTTCATCCGCCGCTCCGCACGGCAGGACGCGCCCCACCCGGGTGAGACGGACCATTCAGCACAGCCTGGCTTTCACGCGCGACCGCGAACCGATGAAGAACTCGCCGCAGACCTGGCCGCCGCCGAGCAACGTCTCGCGCGCGCCGCCGACGCCTACACCGCGGCTGGTGCCCAGCTCGACGCCCTCACCCGCGAGGCCCTGCGCCGCGGCATGCCCATGCCGACCGCAGCGCGACCGGGTTCGCAACCCCTCTCACCCCGCGTCGGGGTCTGACCCGAGAGCAGCCGATTCGCGGTTCCTGCCCCGATGGGGCCCCTGACGGAGAACGATGGGGATCGTGATGCACGGGGAAGGAACCACGCCGCCGCTCGACCGCACCGACTGCCTCATGGCCTTGGAGGCTGCCCTCCGGTGGTGGGGAGCCGATGTGCCGGAGGACCCAG
Above is a genomic segment from Streptomyces sp. NBC_01426 containing:
- a CDS encoding winged helix-turn-helix domain-containing protein, yielding MTLPLEDDSRPPYLQAAEVLRAGIQTGEYARGSRLPSARVLQARFGVSSSTVQNALRVLKQEGIVYSVLGRGSYVSTTHPGLPPAPRTESSPVANDVIDEEHDPRPPYVRTADLLREEIRSGSFEPGGRLPSARELQDRFGIANSTAQNAVRVLKREGLVYAVKGKGVFIRRSARQDAPHPGETDHSAQPGFHARPRTDEELAADLAAAEQRLARAADAYTAAGAQLDALTREALRRGMPMPTAARPGSQPLSPRVGV
- the lexA gene encoding transcriptional repressor LexA; translation: MEATTSRYVGRPPGIVTREDGLTDRQHRIVDAIRSSIRDRGYPPSMRELGQAAGLSSTSSVAHQIGALVKKGVLRQDPKRPRAYVPTTTASPEGGPAVETGPEGAVSDSSVVHTPLVGRIAAGVPITADEQVEDVLALPRQLVGSGQVFALTVSGESMIKAHIMDGDTVAVRVQPDAENGEIVAAMIDGEATVKRLKREGPRVWLMPENDAFEPICGDAASILGKVVAVMRSV